Proteins found in one Lactuca sativa cultivar Salinas unplaced genomic scaffold, Lsat_Salinas_v11 Lsat_1_v11_unplaced_59, whole genome shotgun sequence genomic segment:
- the LOC122195644 gene encoding 30S ribosomal protein S4, chloroplastic, with translation MSRYRGPRFKKIRRLGALPGLTNKRPRAGSDLRNQSRSGKKSQYRIRLEEKQKLRFHYGLTERQLLKYVRIAGKAKGSTGQVLLQLLEMRLDNILFRLGMAPTIPGARQLVNHRHILVNGRIVDIPSYRCKPRDTIAARDEQKSKVLIQNSLDSSPHEELPNHLTLQPFQYKGLVNQIIDSKWVGLKINELLVVEYYSRQT, from the coding sequence ATGTCGCGTTACCGAGGTCCTCGTTTCAAAAAAATACGCCGCCTGGGGGCTTTACCAGGGCTAACTAATAAAAGGCCCAGAGCTGGAAGTGATCTTAGAAACCAATCGCGTTCCGGGAAAAAATCCCAATATCGAATTCGCCTAGAAGAAAAACAAAAATTGCGTTTTCATTATGGTCTTACAGAACGACAATTACTTAAATACGTTCGTATCGCCGGAAAGGCAAAAGGGTCAACAGGTCAGGTTTTACTACAATTACTTGAAATGCGCCTTGATAACATTCTTTTTCGCTTGGGTATGGCTCCGACTATTCCGGGAGCTCGCCAATTAGTTAACCATAGACATATTTTAGTCAATGGTCGTATAGTAGATATACCAAGTTATCGCTGCAAACCCCGAGATACTATTGCGGCGAGGGATGAACAAAAATCTAAAGTTCTAATTCAAAATTCTCTCGATTCATCCCCCCATGAGGAATTGCCAAACCATTTGACTCTTCAACCATTCCAATATAAAGGATTAGTCAATCAAATAATAGATAGTAAATGGGTCGGTTTGAAAATAAATGAATTGCTAGTTGTAGAATATTATTCTCGTCAGACTTAA
- the LOC111883635 gene encoding NAD(P)H-quinone oxidoreductase subunit K, chloroplastic: protein MNSIEFPLFDRTTQNSVISTTLNDLSNWSRLSSLWPLLYGTSCCFIEFASLIGSRFDFDRYGLVPRSSPRQADLILTAGTVTMKMAPSLVRLYEQMPEPKYVIAMGACTITGGMFSTDSYSTVRGVDKLIPVDVYLPGCPPKPEAIIDAITKLRKKISREIYPDRTMSQRENRSPGGLLASVYHLTRIEYGADQPEEVCIKVFAPRRDPRIPSVFWVWKSVDFQERESYDMLGISYDNHPRLKRILMPESWIGWPLRKDYIAPNFYEIQDAH from the exons ATGAATTCCATTGAGTTTCCCTTATTTGATCGAACAACCCAAAATTCAGTTATTTCAACTACATTAAATGATCTTTCAAATTGGTCAAGACTCTCTAGTTTATGGCCGCTTCTCTATGGTACCAGTTGTTGCTTCATTGAATTTGCTTCACTAATAGGCTCACGATTCGACTTTGATCGTTATGGACTAGTACCAAGGTCGAGTCCTAGACAAGCGGACCTTATTTTAACAGCCGGAACAGTAACAATGAAAATGGCCCCTTCCTTAGTGAGATTATACGAGCAAATGCCTGAACCAAAATATGTTATTGCTATGGGAGCATGTACAATTACAGGGGGGATGTTCAGTACCGATTCTTATAGTACTGTTCGTGGAGTCGATAAGCTAATTCCTGTGGATGTATATTTGCCGGGCTGTCCACCTAAACCAGAAGCAATTATAGATGCTATAACAAAACTTCGTAAGAAAATATCTCGAGAAATCTATCCAGATAGAACTATGTCTCAGCGAGAGAATCGTT CACCAGGCGGACTATTAGCTAGTGTGTATCATCTTACTAGAATAGAGTATGGCGCGGATCAACCAGAAGAGGTATGCATAAAAGTATTTGCCCCGAGGAGGGATCCTAGAATTCCGTCTGTTTTTTGGGTTTGGAAAAGTGTGGATTTTCAAGAACGGGAATCCTATGATATGTTGGGAATCTCTTATGATAATCATCCCCGTTTGAAACGTATATTAATGCCTGAAAGTTGGATAGGATGGCCTTTACGTAAGGATTATATTGCTCCCAATTTTTATGAAATACAAGATGCTCATTGA